In the Hordeum vulgare subsp. vulgare chromosome 7H, MorexV3_pseudomolecules_assembly, whole genome shotgun sequence genome, one interval contains:
- the LOC123408571 gene encoding uncharacterized protein LOC123408571, whose protein sequence is MAPRKHQRKNNNAWRLPADLLLEIIACSDPGTLVRCAATCKPLRRDILHPSFIRRISQPGGIVPPHHLLAYLHTCPMRNKSRHQGPLLSPVHPATTAVSSFIDEDLAPYLLRRDISLLRRYNPVTSRGGLVVLRRRRDIRKVERPSEFNPDICVYNPVTGDRTYLSDPPRLSKHCYLMKWVLLTAADGIGCSFMLLVADVRLYNKSITLQIAESSEAGGTSWGPLIINRPNRVSSGWIQDDREAVVLHGGIINWLLSHVNKILTYDIHAERLRTTKTPPTQGKHTQRILGTSSDGWLRLVIAEGFMITTWLSLSSGWTRESVIDTEHKLQSLHPYISPPTCMEIEFERSGETSGVVLLRACRHGQHRCLGPLILLDLETKEMRRQNSYPSLLFELDLLQLLQKMKPFL, encoded by the coding sequence ATGGCGCCGCGGAAACACCAACGGAAGAATAATAATGCGTGGAGGCTACCGGCGGACCTCCTGCTGGAGATCATCGCCTGCTCCGACCCCGGCACCCTCGTGCGATGCGCCGCCACCTGCAAACCCCTCCGCCGTGATATCCTCCACCCCTCCTTCATCCGCCGTATCTCACAACCGGGAGGCATCGTGCCTCCGCACCACCTTCTTGCCTACCTCCACACTTGTCCGATGCGCAACAAGAGCCGCCACCAAGGACCTCTGCTTTCTCCGGTACACCCAGCCACGACCGCGGTCTCGTCCTTCATCGACGAAGACCTCGCTCCCTACCTGCTACGCCGCGACATCAGCCTCCTTCGCCGGTATAACCCGGTGACGTCGCGCGGCGGCCTGGttgtcctccgccgccgccgcgacaTCAGGAAGGTCGAGCGGCCCTCCGAGTTCAATCCTGACATCTGCGTGTACAACCCCGTGACCGGCGACCGGACTTACCTCTCTGACCCGCCGCGCCTCAGCAAACATTGTTATCTCATGAAGTGGGTTCTTCTCACCGCTGCAGATGGCATCGGGTGTTCCTTCATGCTGTTGGTCGCCGACGTCCGCCTCTACAACAAAAGCATTACACTTCAGATTGCGGAATCATCAGAAGCGGGTGGCACAAGTTGGGGGCCACTTATTATTAATCGCCCCAATCGCGTCTCATCTGGGTGGATCCAAGACGACCGCGAGGCCGTTGTTCTTCACGGTGGCATCATCAACTGGCTACTCTCACATGTCAACAAAATCCTCACATATGATATCCACGCCGAGAGGTTGAGAACGACCAAGACTCCCCCCACCCAGGGTAAACATACCCAACGAATTCTAGGCACGTCGTCAGATGGGTGGCTGCGACTAGTCATTGCTGAAGGATTTATGATAACCACATGGCTTAGCCTCTCGTCTGGTTGGACCCGAGAGTCGGTGATTGACACGGAGCACAAGCTGCAGTCACTGCATCCATATATTTCTCCTCCAACATGTATGGAGATTGAGTTCGAGCGCTCAGGAGAGACGAGTGGCGTAGTGCTGCTGCGGGCATGTCGTCATGGCCAACATCGCTGTCTTGGCCCGCTCATTCTCCTTGACCTCGAGACAAAGGAGATGCGGAGGCAAAACTCTTATCCTTCCTTGTTGTTCGAGCTCGACCTGTTACAACTGTTACAAAAGATGAAACCTTTTCTGTAA